One window from the genome of Erwinia sorbitola encodes:
- a CDS encoding ABC transporter permease, with product MNAQNRRLDGALVLGALAVLLLPWYSLEAGFFDFGWLGKLWQERETAPALWQIALFQRPWLAIAVLMLLITGLGRLLPVGNHRSWLLMGASTAGVLFLLFEGHAIGYSGWNWLWSEQLFGALSDGQPAFGAGAILLLTTFLLLFSFALAERGVLRGDAFVVAAIVLLVALVTTFVLYPVLSMFVASVQDVDGSFKPDGMIANIQDPAIWSLGCLSGSGGCGTAWRTLWLALMTAGGSTLLGLAFALAATRTPLPFKKGLRMLTVLPIITPPFVIGLALMLLFGRAGVVTELLASLFGIEPGRWLYGLTGIWIAQVLSFTPIAFLVLIGVVEGVSPSLEEASQTLRANRWRTFRYVSLPLMAPGLANAFLISFIESMADFGNPMVLGGSHGVLSTEIFFSVVGAQNDPSRAAVLAIILLCFTLSAFILQRLWLSGKNFATVTGKGDSGQHCGLPRGLRYAVYALVIPWGLFTLVIYGMILIGGFVQSWGLDSSLTLAHYARAFGFHWGAGEIVWTGVAWNSFWTTMEIALIAAPLTAIVGLLTAWLIVRQKFAGRQTFEFMLMLSFAIPGTVIGVSYIMAYNLPPLEITGTALILVACFVFRNMPVGVRGGIAAMSQLDRSLDEASLTLGASSFRTLRKVILPLLKPAISAALVYAFVRAITSISAVIFLVSAQYNMATSYIVGLVENGEYGVAIAYSSVLIVVMLAVILTFQLLVGERRLRRATRIATTPLATPPALHQESAV from the coding sequence ATGAATGCTCAAAACCGCCGCCTGGACGGGGCCTTAGTGCTGGGCGCACTCGCTGTCCTGCTCCTGCCCTGGTACAGCCTGGAAGCCGGATTTTTCGACTTCGGCTGGCTGGGCAAGCTCTGGCAGGAACGTGAGACGGCTCCGGCGCTGTGGCAAATTGCACTGTTTCAGCGCCCCTGGCTGGCCATCGCCGTGCTGATGCTGCTGATCACTGGGCTGGGCCGCCTGCTGCCCGTCGGCAATCACCGCTCCTGGTTGCTGATGGGAGCGAGCACCGCAGGCGTACTGTTTTTACTGTTTGAGGGCCACGCCATCGGCTACAGCGGCTGGAACTGGCTGTGGAGTGAGCAGCTGTTTGGCGCACTCAGTGACGGCCAGCCTGCCTTTGGTGCCGGAGCGATCCTGCTGCTGACTACTTTCCTGCTGCTCTTCTCCTTTGCTCTGGCAGAACGGGGCGTGCTGCGCGGTGATGCCTTTGTTGTCGCGGCGATTGTGCTGCTGGTGGCGCTGGTTACCACCTTCGTGCTCTATCCGGTGCTCAGTATGTTTGTCGCCTCAGTACAGGATGTGGACGGCTCATTTAAACCGGATGGGATGATCGCCAATATTCAGGATCCGGCCATCTGGAGCCTCGGCTGCCTCAGCGGCAGCGGTGGCTGTGGCACGGCCTGGCGTACTCTGTGGCTGGCGCTGATGACCGCCGGAGGATCCACTCTGCTTGGTCTGGCATTTGCACTGGCTGCCACCCGCACCCCGCTGCCGTTTAAAAAAGGGCTGCGGATGCTGACCGTACTACCCATTATTACGCCGCCATTTGTCATTGGTCTGGCGCTGATGCTGCTGTTTGGCCGCGCGGGCGTGGTCACCGAACTGCTGGCCTCGTTGTTCGGCATCGAACCGGGCCGCTGGCTGTACGGCCTGACCGGGATCTGGATCGCTCAGGTGCTCTCATTTACGCCGATTGCATTCCTGGTGCTGATTGGCGTGGTCGAGGGCGTCAGCCCGTCGCTGGAGGAGGCATCACAGACGCTGCGTGCCAATCGCTGGCGCACCTTCCGCTATGTATCACTACCGCTGATGGCACCTGGTCTGGCTAATGCCTTTCTCATCAGCTTTATCGAAAGCATGGCGGACTTCGGTAACCCGATGGTGCTGGGCGGCAGCCACGGCGTACTGTCGACGGAGATCTTCTTCTCAGTGGTCGGGGCGCAGAATGATCCGAGCCGGGCGGCAGTGCTGGCGATTATCCTGCTGTGTTTCACCCTCAGCGCCTTTATTCTTCAGCGCCTGTGGTTGTCTGGTAAAAACTTTGCCACCGTCACCGGCAAAGGGGACTCCGGTCAGCACTGCGGACTACCGCGCGGACTGCGCTATGCCGTTTACGCGCTGGTGATCCCCTGGGGCCTGTTCACGCTGGTGATCTACGGCATGATCCTGATTGGCGGCTTTGTGCAATCCTGGGGGCTGGACAGCAGCCTGACGCTGGCGCACTACGCCCGGGCCTTCGGCTTCCACTGGGGAGCAGGAGAGATAGTGTGGACCGGAGTGGCCTGGAACTCGTTCTGGACAACAATGGAGATCGCACTGATTGCCGCGCCGCTCACCGCCATTGTTGGCCTGCTAACCGCGTGGCTGATCGTACGACAGAAGTTTGCCGGACGTCAGACCTTCGAGTTTATGCTGATGCTCAGTTTTGCCATTCCCGGCACGGTGATTGGCGTCAGCTACATTATGGCCTACAACCTGCCGCCGCTGGAGATCACCGGCACCGCGCTGATCCTCGTCGCCTGCTTTGTTTTCCGCAATATGCCCGTGGGCGTACGCGGAGGCATTGCCGCCATGAGTCAGCTCGATCGCAGCCTGGATGAAGCCTCGCTGACGCTCGGTGCCAGCAGCTTCCGTACGCTGCGTAAGGTGATTCTGCCGCTGCTGAAACCAGCGATCAGCGCGGCGCTGGTATACGCCTTTGTACGGGCGATTACCTCAATCAGCGCAGTGATTTTCCTTGTCAGTGCGCAGTACAACATGGCCACTTCGTATATCGTCGGGCTGGTTGAAAACGGGGAATACGGCGTGGCGATTGCCTACTCCTCGGTACTTATTGTGGTAATGCTGGCGGTGATCCTCACCTTCCAGCTGCTGGTCGGTGAACGCCGTCTGCGCCGCGCCACCCGCATTGCCACCACCCCGCTGGCCACGCCACCGGCTTTACATCAGGAGAGTGCCGTATGA
- a CDS encoding ABC transporter substrate-binding protein — translation MHRVTLIAAIAAGSALTALPAQAADKLNMICSADVVVCEQMTNLFEKQHPDIKVSMVRLSAGEAYARIRTEARNPRTDIWWAGTGDPHMQAADEGLTQAYKSPLLDQQQDWAQKQAESAQFRTVGVYAGALGWGYNTRLVEEKKLKAPACWADLLDPSWKGEIQMANPNSSGTAYNTLATLVQIMGEEKAFDYLKKLNANISQYTKSGSAPVKAAARGETTIGIVFMHDAVAMQVDGFPVKAVAPCEGTGYEIGSMSIVKGARNLAAAKVWYDWALSAEAQSHMKDAKSFQLPSNKNAAISEYAPRFENIKLIDYDFKTYGDSAKRKALLSRWDKEIGASAQ, via the coding sequence ATGCATCGCGTCACTTTGATAGCAGCCATCGCCGCTGGCTCTGCGCTCACAGCCCTTCCGGCTCAGGCCGCCGATAAGCTGAATATGATCTGCTCCGCTGATGTGGTTGTTTGTGAGCAAATGACTAACCTGTTTGAGAAACAACACCCGGATATCAAAGTCAGTATGGTGCGCCTCTCTGCGGGTGAAGCCTATGCACGTATCCGTACTGAGGCACGAAACCCGCGCACCGATATCTGGTGGGCAGGCACCGGCGACCCGCATATGCAGGCCGCCGATGAAGGCTTAACTCAGGCGTACAAATCGCCACTGCTCGACCAGCAGCAGGACTGGGCGCAGAAGCAGGCCGAAAGCGCGCAGTTCCGTACCGTCGGCGTCTACGCCGGGGCGCTGGGATGGGGTTACAACACCAGGCTGGTGGAGGAGAAAAAGCTGAAAGCTCCGGCCTGCTGGGCCGATCTGCTCGATCCCTCCTGGAAAGGTGAAATCCAGATGGCAAACCCGAACTCCTCCGGCACAGCCTATAACACCCTCGCCACGCTGGTGCAGATCATGGGTGAAGAGAAGGCCTTCGATTACCTGAAAAAACTTAATGCCAACATTTCCCAGTACACTAAATCCGGTTCAGCGCCGGTGAAAGCAGCAGCGCGTGGTGAAACAACTATCGGCATCGTTTTTATGCATGATGCGGTAGCAATGCAGGTGGATGGATTCCCGGTGAAAGCAGTGGCACCGTGCGAAGGCACCGGCTACGAAATCGGCTCAATGTCGATTGTAAAAGGGGCGCGAAACCTCGCTGCCGCAAAAGTATGGTACGACTGGGCGCTCAGTGCCGAGGCGCAGTCCCATATGAAAGACGCCAAATCCTTCCAGCTGCCGTCGAACAAAAATGCCGCCATCTCTGAATACGCACCGCGTTTTGAGAATATCAAACTGATTGATTACGACTTTAAAACCTACGGTGACTCAGCCAAACGTAAAGCGCTACTCAGCCGCTGGGATAAAGAGATTGGCGCCAGCGCCCAGTAA
- a CDS encoding LacI family DNA-binding transcriptional regulator produces the protein MAMEKAVVSAKDVAEMAGVSRSAVSRTFTPGASVSAATRKRVMQAAEVLGYHVNHLARGLVRNRSGIVCLIVSELATPYRASLVRLVTQHLQEAGKIAMLINTDRSDDSVSQALQQAINYRADASFVLSGMPESAIARLCHKHGQRLVLINRNDVMPGSLSINLDNEEAANRVVMAFVRAGCQHVAFANSLAGTPSLMARERGFMQAAEAAGLQVSVERFGTTSYESGQILAHRLLTRRHRPDAVFCVTDLLACGFMDEARHRFSLRIPEDLCVAGYDDIPQAAWSSYHLTTFTQPVDRFARDAVAWLVAEEQREDSQPPALDQEMPGETRMYHADFIWRGTIRGG, from the coding sequence ATGGCGATGGAAAAGGCAGTGGTCAGCGCGAAAGATGTGGCAGAGATGGCCGGGGTTTCCCGATCGGCGGTATCACGAACTTTTACGCCGGGAGCCAGCGTATCGGCAGCAACGCGTAAAAGAGTGATGCAGGCGGCGGAGGTGCTGGGCTATCACGTCAACCATCTGGCGCGGGGACTGGTGCGTAACCGCAGTGGCATCGTCTGCCTGATTGTCTCGGAGCTGGCAACGCCGTATCGCGCCAGCCTGGTGCGGCTGGTGACTCAGCATTTACAGGAAGCCGGAAAAATCGCCATGCTGATCAATACCGACCGCTCGGATGACAGTGTTTCCCAGGCGTTGCAACAGGCAATTAACTACCGTGCGGATGCCTCCTTTGTCCTCTCCGGCATGCCTGAAAGCGCCATTGCGCGCCTGTGCCATAAGCACGGTCAGCGGCTGGTACTGATTAATCGTAACGACGTAATGCCCGGTTCGTTAAGTATTAATCTCGATAACGAAGAGGCGGCGAATCGCGTGGTGATGGCGTTTGTCCGCGCAGGCTGCCAGCATGTGGCCTTTGCCAACTCGCTGGCAGGAACGCCAAGCCTGATGGCACGTGAACGCGGGTTTATGCAGGCCGCGGAAGCCGCCGGACTACAGGTTAGCGTGGAGCGATTTGGCACCACCTCCTATGAGAGCGGGCAGATTCTGGCACACCGCCTGCTGACCCGTCGCCACCGTCCTGATGCGGTATTCTGCGTTACCGATCTACTGGCCTGCGGTTTTATGGATGAAGCGCGGCACCGTTTTTCCCTGCGTATTCCTGAAGACCTCTGCGTGGCGGGTTACGATGATATCCCGCAGGCGGCCTGGTCCTCTTATCATCTCACTACCTTTACCCAGCCGGTGGATCGCTTTGCCCGCGACGCCGTTGCCTGGCTGGTGGCCGAAGAGCAGCGCGAAGACAGCCAGCCCCCGGCACTGGATCAGGAGATGCCGGGCGAAACGCGAATGTACCATGCGGATTTTATCTGGAGGGGGACGATACGCGGGGGATAA
- a CDS encoding zinc-dependent alcohol dehydrogenase family protein, translating to MKAIAINNPFNLDSVKLTEVRDPGQPGHGEIRVAIKASSLNFHDLMVATGAMTVEEGRILLSDGAGIVEAVGEGVTGFRVGDAVVSTFFPIWTAGKATQAVGGFAHTPGDGVDGFASEFVVRDENAFTHAPAGWSHTEAATITTSGLTAWRALVVNGRLKAGETVLVQGTGGVSIAALQLAKAMGARVIATSSSDEKLAAVRQLGADETINYRTTPEWGDKVLELTQGEGVDHIVEVGGPATINESLKAVKVGGHIAVIGVLSGTDAALSIFSVLAKQVRIEGLIVGSRQDQIDYVKALELMEQKPVIDKVFSYECLGEAFAHLQSGRHFGKVCVSW from the coding sequence ATGAAAGCAATAGCGATCAATAATCCCTTCAATCTGGATAGCGTGAAACTCACTGAGGTACGCGATCCGGGTCAGCCTGGCCACGGGGAGATCCGTGTTGCAATCAAAGCCAGCTCGCTGAACTTCCATGACCTGATGGTGGCAACCGGCGCGATGACCGTGGAAGAGGGGCGTATTCTGCTCTCTGACGGTGCTGGTATCGTCGAGGCGGTAGGCGAGGGCGTAACCGGGTTCCGCGTTGGTGATGCAGTCGTATCTACCTTCTTCCCGATCTGGACGGCAGGTAAAGCGACCCAGGCAGTGGGGGGATTTGCTCATACCCCTGGCGATGGCGTTGATGGCTTTGCCAGCGAATTTGTGGTGCGTGACGAGAATGCGTTTACCCATGCGCCTGCGGGCTGGTCGCATACAGAAGCGGCAACCATTACCACTTCCGGGCTGACCGCCTGGCGTGCATTAGTGGTCAATGGCCGCTTAAAAGCGGGCGAAACGGTGCTGGTGCAGGGAACGGGTGGCGTCTCGATTGCCGCGTTGCAGCTGGCGAAAGCCATGGGCGCGCGCGTTATTGCCACCTCTTCCTCTGATGAAAAGCTGGCGGCAGTGCGTCAACTGGGTGCTGATGAGACGATCAACTACCGCACCACCCCTGAGTGGGGCGACAAAGTGCTGGAACTGACTCAGGGAGAGGGCGTTGATCATATCGTTGAGGTCGGCGGCCCTGCCACCATAAATGAGTCGCTGAAGGCAGTGAAGGTTGGCGGACATATTGCGGTGATCGGTGTGCTCTCCGGGACGGATGCCGCGCTATCCATTTTCAGCGTGCTGGCAAAACAGGTGCGTATTGAAGGGCTGATTGTAGGCAGCCGTCAGGATCAGATCGACTATGTGAAAGCACTGGAGCTGATGGAGCAGAAACCGGTGATTGATAAGGTATTCAGCTATGAGTGCTTAGGTGAGGCATTTGCCCATCTGCAAAGCGGCAGACACTTTGGCAAAGTGTGTGTGAGCTGGTAA
- a CDS encoding LysR family transcriptional regulator, with amino-acid sequence MNLRLLKAFVILAEKGNYADAAQALFVSQPALTKQINLLESIVNVSLFSRGRQGTTLTAGGRRLLPEAEKVVRQAQVFMHHAAQVAAGVEGNMAVGFGLSSFYLAPRCIAGFRQGNPGIDVSLADLPSAQQYQLLQNNELQVGFVRVPPSLPLDYLPLFNDQLVLIAPQNTPLSIDQWLKKLPLLRLHTERGQGLNAQIDRFLQASELFSSSTQLVDDIQTIVAMVIAGIGVALLPQSVIHIAPAELNIIPLTGESISWQVGIAWNGNIEDAVRDNFIAGIKAGKARAAS; translated from the coding sequence ATGAACCTGCGGTTGCTGAAAGCTTTTGTGATACTGGCGGAGAAAGGGAATTATGCCGATGCGGCGCAGGCGTTGTTTGTCTCACAGCCAGCGCTGACGAAACAGATCAATCTTCTCGAATCCATCGTCAATGTTTCCCTGTTTTCACGGGGTCGTCAGGGAACGACGCTAACCGCCGGAGGCAGGCGTCTGCTGCCCGAGGCGGAAAAAGTGGTCAGACAGGCCCAGGTATTTATGCATCATGCCGCGCAGGTGGCAGCAGGCGTTGAAGGGAATATGGCTGTCGGGTTTGGGCTGTCGAGCTTTTACTTAGCGCCGCGCTGCATTGCCGGGTTTCGCCAGGGCAATCCGGGCATCGATGTGTCATTAGCGGATCTGCCCTCCGCGCAGCAATACCAGCTGCTGCAAAATAATGAGCTGCAGGTGGGATTTGTGCGGGTACCCCCCTCGCTGCCGCTTGATTATCTGCCGCTGTTTAATGACCAGCTGGTGCTGATTGCACCACAGAATACCCCGCTCAGTATTGATCAATGGTTAAAAAAACTGCCTTTGCTGCGGCTTCATACTGAACGCGGTCAGGGACTAAATGCGCAAATCGATCGCTTCCTGCAAGCCAGTGAACTTTTTAGTTCATCGACTCAATTGGTTGACGATATTCAGACCATCGTAGCAATGGTAATTGCCGGTATTGGCGTGGCGCTGTTGCCGCAAAGCGTGATTCATATCGCACCGGCGGAATTGAATATTATCCCGTTAACCGGGGAGTCAATAAGCTGGCAGGTTGGTATCGCCTGGAACGGCAATATTGAGGATGCTGTCAGGGACAATTTTATTGCGGGGATAAAAGCAGGTAAAGCCCGCGCAGCTTCCTGA
- a CDS encoding nitrilase family protein yields the protein MRELHPLKAASVQFQHQAGNKKYNLLIMEKFIEQAALQQVNILTFPEMCITGYWHVPKLSSFEVAALAESVETSPSLALIRALAVKHQMLIGAGLIERAADGRLYNAYVACMPDGSMHIHRKLHAFEHPAISSGDRFTVFDTPWGVKVGILICWDNNLVENVRATALLGADILLAPHQTGGTNSRSPGGMKPIPLELWEQRAMRQEEITSAFKGPNGREWLMRWLPARAHDNGLFILFSNGVGADDDEVRTGNAMILDPYGRVVKETWAAGDEMVSAELDLTLLAMSTGRRWIYGRRPELYQILTQPQGYERDAITARFSDKVPQRNVQ from the coding sequence ATGCGTGAGTTACACCCTTTAAAAGCGGCCAGCGTACAGTTTCAGCATCAGGCCGGGAACAAGAAATATAATTTGTTGATTATGGAGAAATTTATTGAGCAGGCCGCTCTGCAACAGGTCAATATCCTCACTTTCCCTGAAATGTGTATCACCGGATACTGGCATGTTCCTAAGCTCAGTTCATTTGAGGTTGCGGCTTTGGCTGAATCCGTTGAAACCAGCCCCTCTCTGGCATTGATCCGTGCTCTGGCTGTGAAACATCAGATGCTGATTGGTGCCGGGCTGATCGAACGCGCAGCCGATGGCCGCCTGTATAACGCTTATGTTGCCTGTATGCCGGACGGCTCAATGCATATCCATCGTAAACTTCACGCCTTTGAGCACCCGGCAATCAGCAGCGGCGATCGCTTCACTGTGTTTGATACGCCCTGGGGAGTGAAGGTGGGGATCCTGATCTGCTGGGATAATAATCTGGTGGAAAATGTGCGCGCCACGGCGCTGCTTGGTGCCGATATCCTGCTTGCGCCGCATCAGACCGGCGGCACCAACTCGCGCAGCCCCGGCGGAATGAAGCCGATCCCGCTGGAGTTGTGGGAGCAGCGGGCGATGCGGCAGGAGGAGATTACCTCGGCATTTAAAGGGCCAAATGGGCGGGAATGGCTGATGCGCTGGCTGCCTGCACGTGCTCATGACAATGGACTGTTTATTTTATTCAGCAACGGCGTGGGCGCAGACGATGATGAAGTGCGCACTGGCAATGCCATGATCTTAGATCCGTACGGAAGGGTGGTAAAAGAGACCTGGGCTGCTGGCGATGAAATGGTCAGCGCGGAGCTTGATTTAACCCTGCTGGCGATGAGCACCGGTCGTCGCTGGATTTATGGTCGTCGCCCGGAACTCTACCAGATACTGACCCAGCCACAGGGTTATGAGCGTGATGCAATAACGGCAAGATTTTCGGATAAGGTGCCGCAGAGAAACGTGCAGTAG
- a CDS encoding alpha/beta fold hydrolase has product MPVLHTNHGDIDYEDIGTGDTTLFLMPGWCQPKTVFNDFSGLASAFFRVVTIDWRGHGKSTTDGQDFDGAALLTEALTLIEHLGLTRVVPVSVAHASWIAVDLAEQLTDRVPAVIFLDWIMNQPATEFYKSINEMQHENSWEHARNELFEFWLAGSDSPVMIEHLKTEMAASSYQLWRLAGQVIADAYRQYGSPLQRLEKLKNPPQATHIYSLDRNDEYLALQQRYALAHDFFKVKRLENARTHLAVLEKPGDVLAEIVESVSLSPAGV; this is encoded by the coding sequence ATGCCTGTTTTACATACCAATCATGGTGATATTGATTATGAAGATATCGGCACGGGTGACACAACTCTGTTCCTGATGCCGGGGTGGTGTCAGCCAAAAACCGTCTTCAATGACTTCTCCGGACTGGCCTCCGCTTTCTTCCGTGTTGTGACGATAGACTGGCGCGGTCATGGAAAATCTACCACCGATGGTCAGGATTTTGACGGTGCAGCGTTATTAACAGAAGCGTTAACCCTGATTGAGCACCTCGGCTTGACGCGCGTAGTGCCTGTTTCCGTTGCACATGCCAGTTGGATCGCCGTCGATTTGGCAGAACAATTAACCGACCGTGTGCCTGCGGTGATATTTCTTGATTGGATCATGAATCAGCCAGCAACTGAGTTTTACAAGTCAATTAACGAGATGCAGCATGAAAATAGCTGGGAACATGCACGGAATGAATTGTTCGAGTTTTGGTTGGCCGGTAGTGATTCGCCAGTCATGATCGAGCATCTGAAAACTGAGATGGCTGCATCCAGCTACCAGCTGTGGCGACTGGCAGGTCAGGTGATTGCTGATGCCTATCGCCAATATGGATCGCCTCTCCAGCGCCTTGAAAAGCTTAAAAATCCACCGCAAGCTACCCACATCTACTCCCTCGACAGAAACGACGAATACCTTGCCCTACAGCAGCGTTACGCTTTGGCGCATGATTTCTTTAAGGTGAAACGCCTGGAGAATGCCAGAACTCATCTGGCAGTGCTTGAAAAACCGGGGGATGTGCTGGCAGAGATTGTGGAATCTGTATCGCTCAGTCCGGCTGGTGTTTGA
- a CDS encoding methionine synthase, with protein MKILLPTSTAGSLPKPSWLAQPETLWSPWKLQDEALIDGKLDALRLCLDDQLRAGIDIVSDGEQTRQHFVTTFIEHLSGVDFEKREIVRIRNRYDASVPTVVGPVTRQKPVFVEDAKFLRQQTKQPIKWALPGPMTMIDTLYDNHYKSREKLAWEFAKILNQEARELEAAGVDIIQFDEPAFNVFFDEVNDWGIAALERAIEGLKCETAVHICYGYGIKANTDWKKTLGSEWRQYEEIFPKLQTSNIDIISLECQNSRVPMDLIELIRGKKVMVGAIDVATNSIETPEEVANTLRKALQFVDADKLYPSTNCGMTPLSRTVANGKLNALSAGAAIVRRELTA; from the coding sequence ATGAAAATTTTGTTACCCACTTCAACTGCTGGCAGCTTACCTAAACCTTCCTGGCTGGCTCAACCAGAGACGCTTTGGTCACCCTGGAAGTTGCAGGATGAAGCATTAATTGATGGCAAACTGGATGCGCTGCGTTTATGTCTGGACGATCAGCTGCGGGCAGGCATAGATATTGTCAGCGATGGCGAGCAGACGCGCCAACATTTTGTCACTACATTTATTGAGCATCTGAGCGGCGTGGATTTTGAGAAACGTGAAATCGTCAGAATCCGTAATCGCTATGATGCAAGTGTCCCGACCGTTGTTGGCCCGGTGACTCGTCAAAAGCCTGTTTTTGTGGAAGATGCTAAATTTTTACGTCAGCAAACTAAGCAGCCGATTAAATGGGCACTGCCTGGCCCGATGACGATGATAGATACGCTCTACGACAATCACTATAAAAGCCGCGAAAAGCTGGCCTGGGAATTCGCCAAAATTCTTAACCAGGAAGCCAGAGAATTAGAGGCTGCTGGTGTCGATATTATCCAGTTTGATGAACCTGCGTTTAATGTATTCTTCGATGAGGTAAATGACTGGGGTATTGCCGCTTTAGAAAGAGCAATCGAAGGCCTGAAATGTGAAACTGCCGTACATATTTGCTATGGCTATGGCATCAAAGCCAATACCGACTGGAAAAAAACGCTGGGATCGGAATGGCGTCAATATGAAGAGATCTTCCCCAAACTGCAAACCTCTAATATCGATATCATCTCACTGGAGTGTCAAAACTCGCGTGTCCCGATGGATCTGATTGAATTGATTCGGGGTAAAAAAGTGATGGTTGGAGCCATAGATGTGGCCACTAACAGCATCGAGACCCCAGAGGAAGTCGCCAACACTCTGCGAAAAGCACTTCAGTTTGTTGATGCCGATAAGCTCTATCCCTCTACTAACTGTGGCATGACGCCGTTATCCCGTACGGTAGCTAACGGCAAACTGAATGCATTAAGCGCAGGCGCAGCAATTGTCCGCCGGGAACTCACGGCTTAA
- a CDS encoding DUF1852 domain-containing protein, translated as MNKQFKFTIKSISFDENYNPSENTRITTNFANLARGNKRQENLRNALTMIDDRFNSLAHWDNPNSDRYSVELEIISVEMDIEGKGQTFPAIEILKTNIVDKKTNERIEGIVGNNFSSYVRDYDFSVVLLEHNKNKTEFTTPDNFGDLHGNLFKHFINSDSYKQNFTKTPVICLSVSSKNTYHRTEYEHPVLGVEYLQNELSMTDLYFNKMGLQARYFMPKNSVAPFAFYFAGDLTGDYTNLELISTISTMETFQKIYRPEIYNANSTAGQEYQPNLSNQNYSLTDIVYDREERSQLAIEQGKFTEENFIKPYREILEQWSANYAL; from the coding sequence ATGAATAAACAATTTAAATTTACCATTAAAAGCATTTCTTTTGATGAAAACTATAATCCCTCTGAAAATACCCGCATCACAACAAACTTTGCTAATTTAGCCAGAGGAAACAAACGTCAGGAAAACCTGCGTAATGCCTTAACGATGATTGACGATCGTTTCAACTCCCTGGCGCACTGGGATAACCCTAATAGCGATCGTTATTCTGTCGAACTTGAAATAATTTCTGTTGAGATGGATATTGAAGGCAAGGGGCAGACTTTCCCTGCAATTGAAATATTGAAAACGAATATTGTTGATAAAAAAACTAACGAGCGCATTGAAGGTATTGTAGGAAATAATTTCTCCTCTTACGTGCGAGATTATGACTTTAGCGTAGTACTGCTGGAGCATAACAAGAACAAAACCGAATTCACTACCCCAGATAATTTTGGCGATCTGCACGGTAATCTGTTCAAACATTTCATTAACTCAGACAGTTATAAGCAGAACTTTACTAAAACACCTGTTATCTGCCTGAGCGTCTCAAGTAAAAACACCTATCACCGCACTGAATATGAGCATCCGGTGCTGGGCGTAGAGTATTTACAAAATGAACTGTCAATGACCGATCTCTATTTTAATAAAATGGGATTACAGGCTCGCTATTTCATGCCAAAAAATAGTGTTGCGCCTTTTGCTTTTTATTTTGCGGGTGACTTAACTGGCGATTACACCAATCTTGAACTTATCAGCACCATCAGCACGATGGAAACGTTTCAAAAGATTTACCGCCCTGAGATTTACAATGCCAACTCTACAGCAGGCCAAGAGTATCAACCAAACTTAAGTAACCAGAATTATTCATTAACTGACATTGTTTATGATCGAGAAGAGCGTAGCCAGTTGGCTATTGAGCAGGGAAAGTTTACTGAGGAGAACTTCATTAAACCTTACCGGGAAATTCTTGAGCAATGGTCTGCAAATTACGCTCTCTGA
- the yajD gene encoding HNH nuclease YajD, with protein sequence MALIPKNYTRLESGYREKALKIYPWVCGRCSREFVYSNLRELTVHHIDHDHTNNPEDGSNWELLCLYCHDHEHSKYTEADQYGTTVVAGEDAQDDVGAATYNPFANLKSILDKKK encoded by the coding sequence ATGGCTCTGATCCCAAAAAACTACACGCGGCTGGAAAGCGGCTATCGTGAGAAAGCCCTTAAAATCTACCCATGGGTATGCGGGCGCTGCTCACGGGAGTTCGTTTATTCCAACCTGCGCGAACTAACAGTTCACCATATCGATCACGACCACACCAATAACCCGGAAGATGGCAGTAACTGGGAGTTGTTATGTCTCTATTGCCATGACCACGAACATTCGAAGTACACTGAAGCTGACCAGTACGGTACGACCGTGGTGGCAGGGGAAGACGCGCAAGATGATGTTGGTGCAGCGACCTATAACCCCTTCGCCAATCTAAAATCCATTCTCGACAAGAAAAAATAA